In Microvenator marinus, one genomic interval encodes:
- a CDS encoding toxin-antitoxin system YwqK family antitoxin — protein sequence MAKKHPEPQRPQGLPPEATWNEDENEWEVGTKSPDGKFQGDWIWWYPDGTVICRATHDEEGRLHGYFERFHPNGERSQWAVWRHGKVHGLNSWTRPTSGKADTASVLPPNLGDHVMRMDLPYDQGRPQAYHFTLYTLEGIDSPVPHDSDGRSIDLGEHLSRVAAETTFFLLEPYFRDVEGNHIENTEEDDVRWIYDGPTSNGYFGVRRQQGYNTKIFEVSKAEMSRAFTLSSDYYLASLEAKRPASVPENAIWNLEDEVWECGKTEDKVKMGRWDLWDKEGKPIGHDTFSKYGVLHGERARLASDGTAYLHEVYYKGDIEKALYIRTGATTKFFEDVAESIDRIEMELYDGVLLSKFFADGIQVNHLGVAVSEAFCDSDFDFSPEEFLEKRFAIYLGTNASSIVPQGLAHDSLQGLARRLNEPPRHLVEWTLEDVLTSALAEEEPGNTERVIERLKYFRADVLWDTRQTDAWELFCGFAPFGRKPWPASTYFVDATGLDTGVWIFSGAHRLATSVESFIYAQCALDAYKQKGSLSPEAFRRAMKSVEDSVFALGPFEGFIPDSYSSRRQLHNKHPYVERGEWIIKALAGQLQPSDIVVWPEVPSLEQLKSICESSLVDASYWLFRLFFTSSDLTEPLAEHLKTAQSWLIRDVAGFIDEILWGREFIGPVEDIYEYRGRLQAQGILPGSYDVQPLDEEEDTQDHKSPTSFAPVLSRLGWPYNFTQFWTAAHRAHLATPEEKLRAIESLQPLSLGPARMPVVRFALKSLGAEVDDVRLWVRTALAPETNPESARDGEEQTIWALRVAGEDDSVEAEVILEWVHHAHTPIRDAARLAASKKNPETIFEPLPDISTLDADTLGLALKDWVAAWKPYAKNIEPSKLLRDGLERLISLSDTENTQEVVSTLKAFLESNEPAFKELAMSFPIPNHPELVEPMRKVEETATGWVARLARHYLYNNNQADIA from the coding sequence ATGGCAAAGAAGCACCCCGAACCACAAAGACCACAAGGACTGCCCCCTGAGGCAACCTGGAACGAAGACGAGAACGAGTGGGAGGTCGGCACCAAATCACCCGACGGCAAATTTCAAGGAGATTGGATCTGGTGGTACCCCGACGGGACGGTGATTTGCCGAGCCACTCACGACGAAGAGGGTAGGCTGCACGGCTACTTCGAACGTTTTCACCCGAACGGGGAGCGCTCGCAATGGGCCGTTTGGAGGCACGGTAAGGTCCACGGCCTCAACTCGTGGACTCGGCCGACATCCGGAAAGGCGGACACCGCCTCGGTACTCCCGCCCAACCTCGGTGACCATGTGATGCGAATGGACCTGCCTTACGATCAAGGGCGCCCGCAGGCCTATCATTTCACTCTCTATACCCTTGAAGGCATTGATAGCCCCGTGCCTCATGATTCAGATGGCAGGTCTATCGATCTCGGTGAGCACCTGAGTCGCGTCGCTGCGGAGACCACGTTCTTTCTACTCGAACCATATTTTCGGGACGTCGAAGGCAACCACATCGAAAATACCGAAGAAGACGATGTGCGTTGGATCTACGATGGCCCGACTTCCAACGGTTACTTTGGAGTGCGCCGCCAGCAAGGCTACAACACGAAAATCTTTGAAGTCTCAAAGGCCGAAATGTCGCGCGCCTTCACGCTCTCGAGTGATTACTACCTCGCTAGTCTGGAGGCAAAACGCCCGGCTTCGGTACCGGAGAACGCGATCTGGAATCTCGAGGATGAGGTTTGGGAATGCGGAAAAACCGAAGATAAGGTCAAGATGGGACGATGGGATCTTTGGGATAAAGAAGGCAAACCCATTGGCCACGATACCTTCTCAAAGTACGGAGTCCTGCACGGTGAGAGAGCTCGGCTCGCCTCCGATGGAACCGCATATCTCCACGAAGTCTACTACAAGGGAGACATTGAGAAGGCCTTATACATCCGGACAGGTGCTACCACGAAGTTTTTTGAAGACGTTGCCGAATCCATCGATCGCATCGAAATGGAGCTCTATGACGGGGTTCTTCTCTCGAAGTTCTTCGCCGACGGAATCCAGGTTAATCATCTCGGAGTAGCAGTATCAGAAGCGTTCTGCGACTCAGATTTTGATTTCTCGCCAGAAGAATTTCTAGAGAAACGGTTCGCCATATATCTAGGAACAAATGCGTCCTCGATCGTACCACAAGGCCTCGCTCACGATTCCCTGCAGGGCTTGGCACGCAGACTAAACGAGCCTCCACGTCATCTGGTTGAGTGGACTCTCGAGGATGTGCTGACAAGTGCGCTTGCTGAGGAGGAACCCGGCAACACTGAGCGCGTGATCGAACGACTGAAATACTTTAGAGCCGACGTTCTTTGGGATACCCGACAAACCGACGCGTGGGAGCTTTTTTGTGGGTTCGCTCCCTTCGGCAGAAAGCCCTGGCCGGCATCAACCTACTTCGTCGATGCTACAGGGTTGGATACAGGAGTTTGGATATTCTCTGGAGCCCATCGGTTAGCCACGAGTGTCGAGTCATTCATCTATGCGCAATGCGCGTTGGACGCCTATAAACAGAAGGGGAGCCTCTCGCCCGAAGCCTTCCGGCGCGCCATGAAATCTGTGGAAGATTCGGTGTTTGCGCTTGGTCCCTTTGAGGGCTTCATTCCGGATTCCTACTCCTCTCGGAGACAGCTACACAACAAACATCCCTACGTCGAGAGGGGTGAGTGGATCATCAAAGCCCTCGCCGGTCAACTTCAGCCCTCGGACATCGTCGTCTGGCCTGAAGTCCCTTCGCTGGAGCAATTAAAGTCGATTTGCGAGTCCAGTCTGGTCGATGCTTCCTACTGGTTGTTCCGGCTCTTCTTCACATCAAGTGATCTCACTGAGCCTTTGGCCGAGCACCTGAAAACCGCGCAGTCCTGGTTGATTCGGGATGTCGCCGGATTCATAGACGAGATTCTTTGGGGCCGAGAGTTCATTGGGCCTGTCGAGGACATCTACGAGTACCGAGGTAGATTGCAGGCTCAAGGCATTCTGCCCGGTTCATACGACGTTCAGCCCTTGGATGAAGAGGAAGACACACAAGACCACAAAAGTCCTACGAGCTTCGCGCCTGTCCTCTCCAGGCTTGGTTGGCCCTACAATTTTACGCAGTTTTGGACGGCAGCCCATCGAGCGCACCTCGCCACCCCAGAAGAAAAGCTTCGAGCCATTGAGTCCTTGCAGCCCTTAAGTCTTGGTCCTGCAAGGATGCCCGTCGTAAGGTTCGCGCTCAAAAGTCTTGGCGCGGAGGTAGACGATGTGCGGCTCTGGGTGCGCACAGCCCTCGCACCAGAAACTAACCCCGAAAGCGCTCGAGATGGCGAAGAACAAACCATTTGGGCGCTACGTGTCGCGGGCGAAGATGACTCGGTCGAGGCTGAGGTAATCTTGGAATGGGTACATCACGCGCACACGCCAATTCGGGACGCTGCCCGCCTCGCAGCGTCCAAGAAGAACCCCGAGACAATCTTTGAGCCGCTGCCCGATATCTCCACATTGGATGCCGATACGCTTGGTCTCGCTCTAAAGGATTGGGTCGCCGCGTGGAAGCCCTATGCAAAGAATATCGAGCCTTCAAAACTGCTACGAGACGGCCTAGAGAGGCTCATAAGCCTTTCTGACACCGAAAACACCCAAGAGGTCGTCTCGACGCTAAAAGCCTTTCTGGAGTCCAATGAGCCGGCGTTTAAGGAGCTCGCCATGAGCTTCCCTATTCCAAATCATCCAGAACTCGTCGAACCCATGCGCAAGGTCGAAGAGACCGCGACAGGCTGGGTAGCTCGGCTTGCGCGGCACTACTTGTACAACAACAATCAGGCTGATATAGCCTGA
- the thiC gene encoding phosphomethylpyrimidine synthase ThiC: MNNEFSESYPNSSRIWVEGTRGVRVPFRQVNLTNGESVQLYDTSGPRDIDCTRGLPQLRKDWIYGREDVQEVERLLPLPDCVPQTLHRPVLKGNGRVTQLHYARRGEVTPEMEFVALREGVAPEFVRDEIASRRAILPSNINHPEAEPMIIGRNFLVKVNANIGNSAVTSSIEEEVEKVRWASLWGADTIMDLSTGKNIHATREWVIRNSPVPIGTVPIYQALEKVNGKPEDLTWEIFRETVIEQAEQGVDYMTVHAGVLLRYVQLTAKRVTGIVSRGGSIMAKWCLTHHQENFLYTHFSELCEIFAAYDIAFSLGDGLRPGSIADANDEAQFAELKTQGELNRIAWEHDVQVMNEGPGHIPMHLIKENMEKQLEWCDEAPFYTLGPLTTDIAPGYDHITSAIGAAMIAWYGTAMLCYVTPKEHLGLPNKDDVKAGLVAYKIAAHAADLAKGHARAQEWDDALSKARFEFRWEDQFNLALDPVTARAYHDETLPAPGAKVAHFCSMCGPKFCSMKLSQDIREL; encoded by the coding sequence ATGAACAACGAATTTTCTGAGTCTTATCCTAATTCTTCACGTATCTGGGTCGAAGGCACACGCGGCGTGCGCGTCCCGTTCCGGCAGGTCAACCTCACCAACGGTGAGTCCGTACAGCTCTACGACACGAGCGGTCCAAGGGATATCGACTGTACCCGCGGTCTGCCACAACTTCGCAAAGACTGGATCTACGGCCGTGAAGATGTCCAAGAGGTCGAGCGCCTTCTTCCCCTCCCGGATTGCGTACCTCAAACCCTCCATCGCCCGGTCCTAAAAGGCAACGGGCGAGTCACTCAACTGCATTACGCGCGCCGCGGTGAGGTCACGCCGGAGATGGAATTCGTGGCGCTGCGTGAAGGCGTTGCGCCAGAATTTGTGCGCGACGAAATTGCGAGTCGACGCGCAATTCTTCCCTCAAACATCAATCACCCGGAAGCCGAGCCCATGATTATCGGGCGCAACTTCTTGGTCAAAGTGAACGCAAATATCGGCAACTCCGCGGTGACTTCGTCGATTGAGGAAGAGGTCGAAAAAGTGCGCTGGGCCTCACTCTGGGGCGCCGACACTATCATGGACCTGAGCACCGGAAAGAACATCCACGCCACACGCGAGTGGGTCATCCGCAACTCGCCGGTACCGATTGGCACCGTGCCCATCTATCAGGCTCTCGAAAAAGTAAACGGCAAGCCCGAGGACCTCACCTGGGAGATCTTTAGAGAAACCGTCATCGAACAAGCAGAGCAGGGCGTGGACTACATGACCGTGCACGCCGGCGTCTTGCTTCGCTACGTGCAGCTCACCGCCAAACGCGTGACCGGCATCGTGAGCCGAGGCGGGTCCATCATGGCCAAGTGGTGTTTGACCCATCACCAGGAGAACTTCCTCTACACCCACTTCAGTGAACTCTGTGAAATATTCGCCGCCTACGACATCGCCTTCTCGCTAGGCGACGGCCTTCGGCCAGGCTCCATTGCCGACGCAAACGACGAGGCTCAGTTCGCAGAGCTTAAGACGCAGGGCGAGCTAAACCGAATCGCATGGGAGCATGACGTGCAGGTGATGAATGAGGGGCCAGGCCACATCCCGATGCACCTCATCAAAGAGAATATGGAGAAACAGCTCGAGTGGTGCGACGAGGCGCCATTCTACACGCTCGGACCCCTGACCACGGACATCGCACCTGGGTACGACCACATCACGAGCGCCATCGGTGCCGCCATGATCGCCTGGTACGGAACGGCCATGCTCTGCTACGTCACGCCAAAGGAACACCTCGGTCTCCCCAACAAAGACGATGTGAAGGCGGGCCTCGTTGCCTACAAGATCGCCGCCCACGCCGCCGACCTCGCCAAGGGCCACGCTCGCGCGCAAGAGTGGGACGACGCCCTCTCCAAAGCCCGATTCGAGTTCCGCTGGGAGGACCAGTTCAACCTCGCCTTGGACCCCGTGACGGCGCGTGCGTACCACGACGAAACCCTGCCTGCGCCGGGTGCCAAAGTCGCCCACTTCTGCTCCATGTGTGGCCCCAAATTTTGCAGCATGAAGCTCAGCCAGGACATCCGCGAACTCTAA
- a CDS encoding DUF2339 domain-containing protein: protein MEPFEIAIFLFGASLLAIPIATIWLVFKVWELTANIKSLQRRMEDVETGQLTAPTPRQVLPPEPQRLAPEPLPAPVAPETPPEPETPPEPETPQEVPVEPQPEPVLEEPVAEEPVDEVVEAESPQAPLAAKPSKFNPRFEKPPGSQTPEAEAPAQPNPPREPQPEQRQRPVPPAKQPEAPQGPGLINILQENVLAVIGVLVIFVGLAALIRYGASEGWFSFPIEFRLAGIAAFGIAGTAIGWWQRNTRRAFGLSLQGGGVGVLLMTTFAAFRFYELLDPTLALGMAIILVTALGIMAVAQNASGLAVLAILAGFASPLLISTGSGNHVALFSYYAVLNFSIFGMSWWRSWKWLNLLGFFFTYGIGLLWGGLEYSDEKLMSTIPFVAVFYAFFLAIPIFNARKETDRSSLGFADMVVVFGNPLFAYLSVTLLILEQLPLAWIAFGVALLNMVLGAVLLRLQDYRGLGMAHAAIALTFATLAVPLAFSAQTTVAIFAIEGAILIWLGLKNNIGWQRLVGGLLKILAAIFYIFVNTDISDPAIFNPAFMSGLVLALAGFATALFYRRREDSTDSVLFVWGLFWWVVTGLREINEFVHFSDHYDAWLVFAALTMGSLASFHKYFASQLLRLAVVVGFACGALALPKIEEFGHVFSGWGPGAWAIWGTLAMCSLYSLRDHKGLTVPTIHAIWVLVVGVVVSSFANHTVGELGLATGWEAAAGVVPWLVLVGLTSFAPRVIFWPTLGFERWRPFLMAMLQAVVLVLWLILLTHPGDSGLTWIPLVNPVELVLLTILAMFIAWFKSGLVEEDLRGMMRTGISLVSLVSLTNVTLRAVHQYTDAPWSFELWDNATAQMSLTVVWSLFGMGHWIAGSKRGDRGMWKVGAILIGLVLVKLIVVDRTHLGDLMGIGSFIAFGLLCLVVGYLAPAPVAKDAVLKSSPDESQNAGDQP, encoded by the coding sequence ATGGAACCCTTCGAAATCGCAATATTTCTATTTGGCGCATCCCTCTTGGCGATACCTATCGCCACGATATGGCTGGTCTTCAAGGTTTGGGAGCTGACCGCGAATATCAAGAGTCTTCAGCGGCGAATGGAAGATGTTGAGACTGGTCAACTCACCGCGCCCACGCCGCGCCAAGTTCTTCCGCCCGAACCGCAAAGGTTGGCGCCCGAGCCATTGCCTGCGCCTGTCGCGCCTGAAACTCCGCCCGAGCCTGAAACTCCGCCTGAGCCGGAAACTCCGCAAGAGGTCCCAGTAGAGCCCCAGCCGGAGCCGGTCCTAGAAGAGCCAGTCGCGGAAGAGCCAGTCGACGAAGTCGTCGAGGCAGAGAGTCCTCAGGCGCCTCTGGCGGCAAAGCCATCCAAGTTCAATCCGCGATTTGAGAAGCCGCCAGGGTCCCAAACCCCGGAAGCTGAGGCGCCTGCTCAACCAAACCCACCACGAGAGCCACAGCCCGAACAACGGCAGCGTCCGGTCCCGCCAGCCAAACAACCCGAAGCTCCACAAGGCCCCGGCCTCATCAATATCCTCCAGGAGAACGTGCTCGCCGTTATCGGCGTGCTCGTGATCTTCGTAGGTCTTGCGGCACTCATCAGGTATGGGGCGAGCGAAGGCTGGTTCTCGTTCCCAATCGAGTTCAGGCTAGCCGGCATCGCCGCCTTTGGCATCGCGGGAACGGCCATCGGATGGTGGCAGAGGAACACGCGGCGAGCATTTGGCCTCAGCCTTCAAGGCGGTGGCGTAGGTGTTCTCCTGATGACCACCTTCGCGGCCTTCAGATTCTACGAGCTTCTCGATCCCACGCTTGCGTTAGGAATGGCGATCATCCTCGTGACCGCACTCGGTATCATGGCCGTGGCCCAAAACGCGAGCGGGCTTGCGGTGCTAGCCATCCTCGCGGGTTTTGCCTCTCCGCTGCTCATCTCCACGGGCTCAGGCAATCACGTCGCGCTCTTTAGCTACTATGCCGTCTTGAACTTCTCCATCTTCGGTATGTCGTGGTGGCGCTCGTGGAAATGGCTCAATCTCTTGGGATTCTTCTTCACGTACGGAATCGGATTGCTCTGGGGCGGGCTCGAGTACTCAGATGAAAAACTCATGAGCACCATCCCGTTTGTGGCCGTCTTCTACGCATTCTTCCTCGCGATCCCGATATTCAACGCACGAAAGGAAACCGACCGCAGCTCACTTGGTTTCGCGGATATGGTGGTGGTCTTTGGAAACCCGCTCTTCGCCTATCTCTCAGTTACTTTGTTGATCCTGGAGCAGCTTCCTCTGGCATGGATCGCCTTCGGTGTCGCGCTTTTGAACATGGTGCTCGGGGCCGTCCTGCTTCGACTCCAAGACTACCGAGGCCTTGGCATGGCGCATGCCGCAATCGCGCTGACCTTTGCTACCCTCGCGGTACCACTTGCGTTCTCGGCCCAAACAACGGTGGCGATCTTCGCCATCGAAGGCGCAATCCTTATCTGGCTCGGGCTCAAGAATAATATCGGATGGCAACGACTGGTGGGCGGGTTGCTCAAGATTCTCGCGGCCATCTTCTATATCTTCGTGAACACCGACATCTCCGACCCAGCTATCTTCAATCCGGCGTTCATGAGCGGCCTCGTGCTCGCGCTGGCTGGATTTGCCACCGCGCTATTCTATCGCCGACGCGAAGACTCAACCGATAGCGTCCTCTTTGTGTGGGGACTCTTTTGGTGGGTGGTCACGGGTCTTAGGGAAATCAACGAGTTCGTACACTTCAGCGACCACTATGACGCATGGCTCGTCTTCGCGGCCCTGACCATGGGGAGCCTCGCCTCCTTCCATAAGTATTTCGCGTCCCAACTGCTAAGGCTCGCGGTTGTGGTTGGATTTGCGTGCGGTGCTCTGGCTCTGCCTAAAATCGAGGAATTCGGACACGTCTTTTCCGGATGGGGCCCAGGCGCATGGGCCATCTGGGGCACGCTCGCCATGTGCTCACTCTATAGCCTCCGAGACCACAAAGGCCTTACGGTCCCGACCATTCATGCCATCTGGGTCTTGGTCGTCGGCGTGGTGGTCTCCTCGTTTGCGAACCATACGGTGGGCGAACTTGGACTTGCGACCGGTTGGGAAGCCGCCGCAGGAGTCGTACCGTGGCTCGTCCTCGTGGGTCTGACCTCCTTTGCTCCGCGCGTCATCTTCTGGCCGACGCTCGGGTTTGAGCGCTGGCGCCCGTTCCTGATGGCCATGCTACAGGCGGTAGTCTTGGTGCTCTGGCTCATCTTGTTGACCCACCCGGGAGACTCAGGCCTCACCTGGATTCCGCTCGTCAATCCGGTGGAGTTGGTCCTCCTGACGATCCTCGCCATGTTCATCGCCTGGTTCAAATCGGGACTAGTCGAGGAAGACCTTCGCGGAATGATGCGTACCGGCATCTCACTAGTTTCTCTGGTCTCGCTCACCAACGTAACTCTGAGAGCCGTCCACCAATACACAGATGCGCCTTGGTCTTTCGAGCTTTGGGATAATGCCACCGCTCAAATGAGTCTCACCGTGGTCTGGAGTCTCTTCGGCATGGGCCATTGGATCGCTGGCTCCAAGCGCGGCGATCGCGGCATGTGGAAGGTCGGCGCGATCCTTATCGGCTTGGTGCTCGTCAAACTCATCGTTGTAGACCGAACCCACCTCGGGGACTTGATGGGCATTGGTTCATTCATCGCGTTCGGTCTACTTTGCCTTGTGGTGGGCTACCTTGCTCCCGCACCCGTGGCAAAAGATGCCGTGTTGAAGTCCAGTCCAGACGAGTCTCAAAACGCAGGAGATCAACCATGA
- a CDS encoding methyltransferase, whose amino-acid sequence MMSGKSKAQKRGSSTHHSGAVRDRKVLDLLAEFKDSAGEVLVVNDRGLLEHPHRWNWLSWGDAAGSTTPPNGPFDTILLRMPRTKATFLYALHMCAGVLGEHGRLIVCGANDEGAKSAGTLLEQVFERSGTIRTKAHCRIWEATGPKEGLKTRVEEWEESIESPFEGRNWYTYPGVFARGELDDGTSLLLDCLPDLKGKKVLDFASGSGMISAAALDRGAGQVTMLEVDALAGLASARNVPEAQLVLSDGWSRLAPEPFDLIVSNPPIHQGKVEDFSVLHALVQRAPEYLFPDGSLIFVVQRQVPIPRLFGPKTFEILAENPRFWVLAA is encoded by the coding sequence ATGATGAGCGGAAAATCAAAGGCGCAAAAACGAGGCAGCAGCACCCATCACTCCGGAGCAGTTCGCGACCGAAAAGTGCTCGACTTGCTAGCTGAGTTCAAGGACTCGGCCGGCGAAGTGTTGGTGGTCAATGACCGCGGGCTACTTGAGCATCCACACCGCTGGAATTGGCTTTCATGGGGAGATGCAGCGGGAAGCACCACACCGCCGAATGGCCCGTTCGACACCATCCTGCTCAGAATGCCCAGAACAAAGGCGACCTTTCTCTACGCCCTTCATATGTGTGCTGGCGTTCTCGGTGAACATGGACGCCTGATCGTTTGCGGAGCCAATGACGAAGGCGCAAAATCGGCCGGCACACTGCTCGAGCAAGTCTTTGAAAGGAGCGGTACGATTCGTACCAAGGCTCACTGCAGAATTTGGGAGGCTACGGGTCCGAAAGAAGGTCTAAAAACCAGAGTTGAAGAGTGGGAAGAGTCGATCGAATCACCCTTTGAGGGGCGAAACTGGTACACCTATCCGGGTGTGTTTGCACGCGGTGAACTCGACGACGGAACCAGTCTTCTGCTCGATTGCCTTCCAGATCTCAAGGGTAAGAAGGTCTTGGATTTCGCGTCGGGTAGCGGCATGATAAGTGCCGCCGCTTTAGACCGCGGCGCAGGCCAGGTCACCATGCTGGAGGTTGATGCCCTGGCGGGATTGGCTTCGGCACGTAACGTACCTGAGGCTCAGCTTGTGCTCTCCGATGGCTGGTCACGGCTAGCTCCAGAGCCCTTTGATCTGATCGTATCTAACCCTCCAATTCATCAGGGCAAAGTAGAAGATTTTAGTGTGCTCCACGCTTTGGTTCAAAGGGCTCCAGAGTACCTTTTTCCAGACGGATCCCTTATCTTCGTAGTCCAAAGACAGGTGCCAATTCCTCGCCTTTTTGGCCCCAAGACTTTTGAAATATTGGCAGAGAATCCGCGCTTCTGGGTCCTTGCGGCCTGA
- a CDS encoding pseudouridine synthase produces the protein MERLDKILARRGAASRQAAQRLCRQGRVRVGGMVVRDPSQKVDGSLEVLVDGEAYEEAPLFAIYHKPVGVQSSMADNWGREDLQEVLPEAWQSVMHPVGRLDADTSGLLLFSSDGKLTQKLLHPKHEVPRVYEALVENPVDEARLRTTLAAGVETAEGVFSAGLLSVDGQTLRLEVSEGKYRMVRRILANSGHPVVKLHRVSYGGFELGNLEPGALRACEESEWEWLL, from the coding sequence ATGGAAAGACTAGATAAAATATTGGCGCGCCGCGGTGCGGCATCGAGACAGGCGGCTCAACGACTTTGTAGACAGGGTCGAGTCCGTGTGGGTGGAATGGTCGTTCGGGATCCTTCGCAGAAAGTCGATGGGAGCCTGGAGGTCCTTGTGGACGGCGAAGCCTACGAGGAGGCCCCGCTTTTCGCGATCTACCATAAGCCCGTGGGCGTTCAGTCGAGCATGGCGGACAACTGGGGCCGAGAAGATCTTCAGGAAGTTCTGCCCGAGGCATGGCAAAGCGTGATGCACCCGGTGGGCAGACTGGACGCCGACACCTCGGGTCTTCTGCTCTTTTCGTCGGATGGAAAATTGACGCAAAAGCTCTTGCATCCAAAGCACGAGGTACCTCGTGTCTACGAGGCGCTGGTGGAGAATCCAGTGGATGAGGCTCGGTTGCGCACGACACTGGCGGCCGGAGTTGAAACGGCCGAGGGCGTCTTCTCCGCGGGATTACTGAGCGTTGACGGACAGACGCTGCGACTAGAAGTCAGTGAAGGAAAGTACCGAATGGTTCGGCGGATACTGGCCAATAGCGGGCATCCAGTAGTTAAACTCCATCGCGTGAGCTACGGCGGTTTTGAACTAGGCAACCTTGAGCCTGGCGCGCTTCGAGCTTGCGAGGAATCTGAATGGGAGTGGCTACTTTAG
- a CDS encoding DUF3999 family protein has product MRALTFIVLILLILPANAFAADFGWAWPIAPSRDESGAYLVELSSEVYEATTDSRVGDLIVRNAKGEEVPSALMPAENVVERAGSLELPLFELPPQWEHHNLWTISRETRTQGRVERVETEHLHSHTGPPVGVLVDASRVRDPIEFLELEWSPDHAPLDTEVIIESSSDFETWHESGRGKLVDLQAENERVLLNKLSVDRSQRYLRVRAAKGLLVPVLSVRAHLAPQSEDPEWQWTRVVGDTKFHPKYTEIIYTNPGRFPVQKADIELEENSAARWKLESRDSLDAPWRYRAGSWVGFNLGGDVASRSAARELEGVVRDRYFRLTSDAPTLDQPTLLLGWQPETLVFLARGQGPYELLAGSHDRRRINAPVPELVSTLKSHFGEAWRPLPAYLGPMEEREGEAASVAPVEVEKTPWILWSVLVLGCLLVAGISISLLKR; this is encoded by the coding sequence ATGAGAGCTCTGACCTTCATTGTTCTGATTCTTCTCATCCTTCCGGCGAACGCGTTTGCGGCTGATTTCGGCTGGGCGTGGCCCATCGCGCCGAGCCGCGATGAGTCTGGTGCCTATCTCGTTGAGTTGTCTTCCGAGGTCTATGAGGCCACAACAGACTCTCGAGTTGGCGATTTGATCGTTCGGAACGCCAAAGGCGAAGAGGTTCCTTCGGCGCTCATGCCCGCAGAAAATGTGGTGGAGCGGGCTGGTTCGCTCGAGCTTCCGCTCTTTGAGCTTCCGCCCCAATGGGAGCACCATAACCTCTGGACCATCAGTCGTGAGACTCGAACGCAGGGCAGGGTAGAACGTGTTGAAACTGAGCATTTGCACTCCCATACGGGGCCTCCGGTCGGAGTTCTGGTCGACGCGTCTCGCGTCCGAGATCCCATTGAGTTTCTGGAGCTAGAATGGAGCCCTGACCACGCCCCGCTCGATACTGAGGTGATCATCGAGAGCAGCTCGGATTTTGAAACTTGGCACGAATCAGGCCGCGGTAAATTGGTCGACCTCCAGGCTGAAAACGAACGCGTGCTCCTCAACAAGCTGAGCGTCGACAGGAGTCAGCGCTATCTCCGAGTTCGTGCAGCCAAGGGGCTCCTCGTGCCGGTTCTGAGCGTGCGTGCACACCTCGCGCCACAGTCAGAAGACCCTGAATGGCAATGGACTCGTGTGGTCGGAGATACAAAATTTCACCCAAAATACACCGAGATTATCTACACAAACCCGGGCAGATTTCCGGTGCAAAAGGCGGATATCGAGCTCGAAGAAAACTCGGCAGCGCGCTGGAAGCTAGAGAGTCGTGACTCGCTTGACGCGCCCTGGAGGTATCGCGCTGGCTCATGGGTCGGATTCAACCTTGGCGGCGATGTGGCCAGCAGGTCGGCTGCTAGAGAGCTGGAAGGCGTTGTGCGTGACCGCTACTTCCGTCTGACGAGCGATGCCCCAACCCTTGACCAACCCACGCTCCTCCTCGGCTGGCAGCCCGAAACACTGGTGTTCCTGGCCCGTGGCCAAGGCCCCTATGAACTGCTCGCCGGAAGTCACGACAGGCGCCGCATCAACGCGCCCGTGCCGGAACTCGTCTCAACCCTGAAGTCCCATTTTGGAGAGGCTTGGCGGCCTCTTCCGGCATATCTCGGCCCTATGGAGGAGCGCGAGGGGGAAGCCGCCAGCGTAGCGCCCGTAGAGGTCGAGAAAACCCCGTGGATTCTATGGAGCGTGCTCGTGCTGGGCTGCCTGCTAGTCGCAGGGATTTCTATATCTCTCTTGAAACGATGA